From Argonema galeatum A003/A1:
AACAAATCAAACTCAATCCCAGCCAAATTCGCATTCGCACTGAAGTCATAGGTAACAACCAAGTGGCGATTCGGATCGCAGATAACGGGTTGGGAATGAATTCGGATGTAAGCCGTCGCGTATTTAACCCCTTCTTTACCACGAAACCACCTGGAAAAGGTACGGGAATTGGATTGTCGATCAGCAGGCAAATTATAGTGGAAAAACACTATGGGAGTTTGGAGTGTATTTCTACGCCTGGAAAGGGGACAGAATTTGCCATTACAATTCCAATTGAGCCAAACTATTACACAGTGTTTGAAAAGCTGACAAATCAAAATATTAACAGTAAATTTCTGCACTGCAACATTCGCCAAGCCATATAAGGTGTAGGCAAATACTTATAGTTGAGTGATGCTCAGTTAAGCGCTCCGATTAATACTTTAAACCCGCATCCCGCACCCCCAACTACCAAGGGGGTGAAATTATCGCATCTGCGACTGCCATACTTACAATAGACCTCTCCAAAAAAGTAGAGACGTTGCATGCAACGTCTCTACGAGGGTTACAGGTAACGCACCTTTAATTTATGGAGAGGTCTAATAGTTATTGTGACGTGGAATTGAGTCATGGATACAAAACCGATCGCATCCTCACAGACAACCTCCAATCTCTACGACAAAGATTTCTATGCTTGGACGCAGGAACAAGCAAAACTGCTGCAAGCAGGAGGATGGGAATCTCTGGATATTGTCAATTTGGTTGAGGAAATAGAATCTTTGGGAAAGCAAGTACGTCAGGAATTAAGAAATCGATTGGGTGTTCTACTCGGTCATTTGCTCAAATGGCAATTTCAACCCAACAAACGATCTAAAAGCTGGTTTTTCACATTGCGGGAACAACGTCGCAGAATTCTTCAACACTTGGATGAAAATCCCAGCTTGAAACCCTATCTTCCAGAAGCGTTGCAAAAAGCTTATGAAGATGGGATCGATCTAGCTGCACGCGAGACATCCCTCACTGACGAAGATTTTCCGGCTGAGTGTCCTTACTCCATTGAGCAAGTTCTAGATGCTACTTTTTTCCCAGGAGAATCAATTGAATCGGGTCGTAACTGGGTGGTAGAAAATTGAAACGCAAAGCCTCAGTTTATAGTTACCACTTGAACCTGGAATAAAGTATAGCTAGGGGCTCTGAACCAGTCCAGATGAAAAAACAGGAGATTTTTGCCTTATGTCCGAACTACAGCCAAACCAAGCTCCGAAATTCAGCAGCTTTGCCGACTGGTGTTTGCACAAAGATAGTCTTTCAAAAGAGGCGAGGCACACGGTTGAGGTGCTGTTAGAGTATGCTAGTACTTCTGACTGCAATGAAGCCGATCGGATACTTACCAACCTGACATACCTGGATCTCTCCACTAATCAAATCACAGACCTGAGTGGACTCTCTACCCTTACCAACCTGACAGACCTGCATCTCAACAACAATCAAATCACAGACCTGAGTGGACTCTCTACCCTTACCAACCTGACTTCCCTGTATCTCTACAACAATCCAATAACAGACCTGAGTGGACTCTCTACCCTTACCAACCTGACATACCTGAATCTCTCCGCTAATCAAATCACAGACCTGAGTGAACTCTCTACCCTTACCAACCTGACATCCCTGAATCTCAGGAACAATCAAATCACAGACCTGAGTGAACTCTCTACCCTTACCAACCTGACTTCCCTGGATCTCGACTTTAATCAAATCACAGACCTGAGTGGACTCTCTACCCTTACCAACCTGACTTCCCTGGATCTCGTCATCAATCAAATCACAGACCTGAGTGGACTCTCTACCCTTACCAACCTGTCACACCTGTCTCTCTCCGGTAATCAAATCACAGACCTGAGTGGACTCTCTACCCTTACCAACCTGTCATACCTGTATCTCTTGAACAATCAAATCACAGACCTGAGTGAAC
This genomic window contains:
- a CDS encoding DUF29 domain-containing protein yields the protein MDTKPIASSQTTSNLYDKDFYAWTQEQAKLLQAGGWESLDIVNLVEEIESLGKQVRQELRNRLGVLLGHLLKWQFQPNKRSKSWFFTLREQRRRILQHLDENPSLKPYLPEALQKAYEDGIDLAARETSLTDEDFPAECPYSIEQVLDATFFPGESIESGRNWVVEN